In Topomyia yanbarensis strain Yona2022 chromosome 2, ASM3024719v1, whole genome shotgun sequence, one DNA window encodes the following:
- the LOC131683757 gene encoding protein spaetzle-like, producing the protein MWIIAWTVCVYLLSLTVTSSDFRPLVRSRDVQESNRAPDSIPSDFVFPNELVPRIDEEECRPEFPICTNISDYPQQLVNEIIARHEQRFAEVFGNDVVVDTGDELYQRFDTSDDEPLCTSEERLVQPQSGYTMDKKLVMIVNTPNYTQGVKIEICHHPEEPCRKLDHLTSLFSTKCKQLYHYRTLLAINPVTKQPYKESFRLPSCCKCVIRPLHARLRKRRGL; encoded by the coding sequence ATGTGGATAATTGCCTGGACTGTCTGTGTTTACTTATTATCACTGACCGTTACATCATCCGATTTCCGACCACTGGTAAGATCACGCGATGTGCAGGAATCAAACCGAGCGCCAGATTCGATCCCGTCGGATTTTGTGTTTCCCAATgagttggtaccgaggatagatgaGGAAGAATGTCGTCCGGAATTTCCAATATGTACAAACATTTCGGATTACCCGCAGCAGTTAGTGAACGAAATAATCGCACGCCATGAGCAACGTTTTGCCGAGGTTTTTGGAAATGATGTAGTAGTTGACACTGGGGACGAATTGTATCAACGATTTGATACTTCGGATGATGAGCCCCTCTGCACGAGTGAGGAAAGATTAGTTCAACCCCAGAGTGGTTACACCATGGACAAAAAGTTGGTAATGATCGTCAATACTCCCAATTACACGCAGGGTGTGAAGATAGAAATTTGTCATCATCCAGAGGAGCCATGTAGAAAATTGGATCATCTTACATCGTTATTCAGCACCAAGTGTAAACAACTGTACCACTACCGAACGTTGCTAGCCATCAATCCGGTTACCAAGCAGCCTTACAAAGAATCGTTTCGGTTACCATCTTGCTGCAAATGTGTAATACGACCATTGCACGCGCGGCTGAGGAAACGACGGGGACTCTGA